From the genome of Malus domestica chromosome 04, GDT2T_hap1, one region includes:
- the LOC114823481 gene encoding uncharacterized protein, which yields MSLTCGVGAQGPWAVRKFNMDVDEAGIHCKLQLNELEEIQNEAYENARLYKEKTKAFHDKMIRTKSFSVGQKVLLFNSRLRLFPGKLRSRWIGPFVITNIFPHSAVQVRSFKTGQEFKVNGHRVKPYYESFVEDDVEETTHYVMGTHEG from the coding sequence ATGTCACTTACCTGTGGAGTTGGAGCACAAGGCCCATGGGCCGTGAGGAAGTTCAACATGGATGTAGATGAGGCGGGAATTCATTGtaagcttcaattgaatgaacttgaggaaatacagaatgaagcttacgagaaTGCTCGACTTTACAAGGAAAAGACGAAGGCctttcatgacaagatgattcgcacCAAGTCCTTCTCTGTTGGACAAAAAGTGTTGTTGTTTAATTCTCGTCTTCGTCTATTTCCGGGTAAGCTACGTTCACGTTGGATTGGAccctttgttattactaatattTTTCCTCATAGTGCAGTCCAAGTTCGTAGTTTCAAAACAGGTCAAgagttcaaggtgaatgggcatcgcGTGAAGCCTTACTACGAGAGCTTTGTAGAAGATGATGTGGAGGAGACAACCCACTATGTCATGGGTacccatgaaggttga